In the Ostrinia nubilalis chromosome 7, ilOstNubi1.1, whole genome shotgun sequence genome, one interval contains:
- the LOC135073325 gene encoding probable phosphorylase b kinase regulatory subunit alpha isoform X1 encodes MRTRSNSGVRLDYYQRVVHKLILDHQQPVTGLFPASPHNDHAWIRDNLYCILAVWGLSMAFKKIADQDEDRAKTYELEQSCVKLMRGLLMAMMQQKEKVEKFKSTQHSLDSLHAKYSSATGRTVVKDNEWGHLQIDAISLYLLILAQMTASGLQIVFSLDEVAFIQNLVFYIESAYCTPDYGIWERGDKTNHGLPELNASSIGMAKAALEAMNELDLFGARGGPSSVIHVLADEAQKCQAVLQSMLPRESNSKELDSGLLSIISYPAFAVDDPQLIAKTRDAIVTKLQGKFGCKRFLRDGHKTPREDPNRLYYEPWELRMFENIECEWPLFFCYLILDYCFQGDKSNVSDYMQRLEKIMIRKDDGIKLVPELYSVPAEKADLEQLEPGSQERIPLGRCPFIWAQSLYILGKLLQEGFLAVGELDPLNRRLCSEKKPDVVVQIVILAEDNEIRDKLLEYDLHVQTISEVAPIEVQPARVLSHLYTYLGRNKKLGLSGRKSRDVGILSTSKLYSLNDRIFAFTPQNFDYEEYYMSRDPALLASTFTANVAFLGMSWKQMLGRPTITLLATQYLLDQGKIPMAMITTMKKLKSGYINGTRVTLGNLGDFLSTSAITNLSFLGSQEDGYPDKLNLQVQSYLEEHLLKSFSNKLSLLPRPAGARNPRSLRRRMSVRGAIKKTRSINVDSETLGMEGEYAGPILERKPSWLEVDPNFGRSPSPEEARKKAFTKGTSTTSLGAGTPTIEITKEQTPSPPKEEGIVNKNLAIVRNRTTSESQTMYAEQETDELIAMLRETESLDEQGDILQYLVDTQGLDFNTGMLENGKNVTVKDLLKVLYEKACTQKLWGLVRHTAGMLGKRVEDLAKAVTDLLVRQKQITVGMPPNNEHTITAPLPENELRQLIHLAYGDDESTAMLTQELLVYLAMFIRTEPQLFLEMLRLRVGLIIQVMATELSRTLSCNGEEASEHLLNLSPFEMKNLLYHILSGKEFAINSANSLHFVKEKINKSKGRGGNFSIVSNKSSRYGKKSQIVLEGQSLQGTMDDMTPIAEPDRQGQWLRRRRLDGALNRVPRDFYPRVWGVLEKCQGLVIQGKVLQPNLTQEMTSGELKFALAVETVLNSIPQPEYRQLVVEALMVLTLVVEYRAVSSLGAVIGVEALVHKANQIFLEDQMRVSGDATLCCAKADSFGGALVCGGAAGVCQHLYDSAPSGSYGTMTYLARAVAALLADRLPHAEPIQCAIT; translated from the exons ATGAGGACCCGCAGTAACTCAGGGGTCCGCTTGGATTATTATCAGAGAGTGGTGCATAAGTTAATTTTAGACCATCAGCAGCCCGTAACTGGTTTGTTCCCAGCAAGTCCTCACAATGACCACGCATGGATCAGAGATAACTTGTACTGTATCCTGGCAGTATGGGGGCTATCAATGGCGTTCAAAAAAATCGCCGATCAAGACGAAGATCGAGCCAAGACCTATGAATTGGAGCAAAGTTGTGTGAAACTCATGAGAG GTCTGTTAATGGCTATGATGCAGCAAAaagaaaaagtagaaaaatttaAGAGCACACAGCACTCATTAGATTCACTCCACGCCAAGTATTCCTCAGCCACCGGCCGCACTGTGGTCAAGGACAATGAGTGGGGACACTTGCAGATTGATGCAATCTCCCTGTATTTGCTCATTCTAGCCCAGATGACTGCCTCTGGTCTACAAATAGTATTCTCCCTAGATGAAGTAGCTTTTATTCaaaacctagtattttatatagaATCAGCTTACTGCACACCAGATTATGGGATTTGGGAGAGAGGAGACAAAACCAACCATGGACTTCCAGAACTCAATGCTAGCTCAATTGGCATGGCTAAGGCAGCTCTTGAAGCTATGAATGAGCTAGATCTTTTTGGAGCTAGAGGAGGGCCTTCCAGTGTCATCCATGTACTGGCTGATGAGGCCCAGAAGTGCCAGGCTGTCCTACAGTCTATGCTGCCCAGGGAGTCAAACAGTAAGGAACTTGATTCAGGATTGCTGTCAATCATAAGTTACCCAGCTTTTGCTGTGGATGATCCTCAGTTAATTGCAAAAACAAGAGATGCAATCGTCACAAAACTACAAGGAAAGTTTGGCTGCAAGAGATTTTTAAGAGATGGCCATAAAACCCCTAGGGAAGATCCAAATAGGCTGTACTATGAACCATGGGAGCTTAGAATGTTTGAGAATATAGAATGTGAATGGCCTCTATTCTTTTGCTATCTCATTCTTGATTACTGTTTCCAAGGTGACAAAAGTAATGTCAGTGATTACATGCAAAGATTGGAGAAGATCATGATAAGAAAAGATGATGGTATTAAACTTGTGCCAGAGCTATATTCAGTTCCTGCTGAAAAAGCAGATTTAGAACAGCTTGAACCAGGAAGCCAAGAGCGTATACCCCTTGGGAGATGTCCATTTATTTGGGCTCAGTCATTGTATATCCTGGGAAAACTGTTACAAGAG GGTTTTCTAGCAGTTGGTGAATTAGATCCACTTAATAGAAGACTTTGTTCTGAGAAAAAACCTGATGTTGTAGTGCAAATTGTTATCCTTGCTGAAGATAATGAGATCAGGGATAAGTTACTTGAATATGACCTCCATGTCCAGACTATAAGTGAAGTGGCTCCAATCGAAGTCCAGCCTGCTAGAGTGTTAAGTCATCTCTACACATATTTAG GCAGAAATAAAAAATTGGGACTGTCTGGGCGAAAATCTCGTGATGTTGGTATTCTAAGTACTAGCAAGCTGTATTCCTTGAATGACCGTATTTTTGCTTTCACTCCTCAA AACTTCGACTACGAGGAGTACTACATGTCGCGCGACCCGGCTCTCCTCGCGAGCACGTTCACCGCAAACGTCGCCTTCCTCGGCATGAGCTGGAAACAGATGCTCGGCCGGCCCACAATCACGTTACTTGCCACGCAGTATTTGTTAG ATCAGGGTAAGATCCCGATGGCAATGATAACGACAATGAAGAAACTGAAGTCGGGATACATAAACGGCACGCGAGTGACTCTCGGCAACCTGGGGGACTTTTTGAGCACATCAGCTATTACGAATCTCAGCTTCCTCGGCAGCCAAGAAGATGGCTATCCTGACA AGCTAAACCTTCAAGTACAGAGCTACCTAGAGGAGCACCTACTAAAGTCGTTCAGCAACAAACTGAGCTTATTGCCGCGGCCAGCCGGCGCGCGCAACCCGCGTTCGCTGCGCCGCCGAATGTCTGTGCGCGGTGCCATCAAGAAGACGCGCTCCATCAACGTGGACT CGGAGACGCTTGGTATGGAAGGCGAGTACGCCGGCCCTATCTTGGAAAGGAAGCCATCTTGGTTAGAAGTAGACCCCAATTTCGGCCGCAGCCCTTCGCCAGAAGAAGCTAGGAAGAAAGCTTTTACTAA GGGAACTTCAACGACAAGTCTTGGCGCGGGCACTCCAACTATTGAAATCACTAAAGAACAGACCCCATCGCCGCCTAAAGAAGAAG GTATCGTCAACAAAAACCTAGCGATCGTGCGTAACCGAACGACGTCGGAGTCTCAGACGATGTACGCCGAGCAGGAGACCGACGAGTTAATCGCCATGCTGCGCGAGACTGAGAGCCTGGACGAGCAGGGAGACATACTGCAGTACCTGGTCGACACGCAGGGACTTGATTTTAACACAG GAATGCTAGAAAACGGCAAAAACGTGACCGTGAAAGACTTACTCAAGGTGTTATACGAGAAGGCCTGCACCCAGAAACTTTGGGGCCTCGTGAGACATACGGCCGGCATGCTCGGCAAGCGAGTGGAGGACCTCGCTAAGGCCGTGACAGACTTGCTGGTGCGACAGAAACAGATCACGGTGGGCATGCCGCCTAACAACGAACATACTATCACGGCGCCGCTGCCGGAGAACGAACTCAGGCAGCTCATCCATTTG GCGTATGGAGACGACGAGAGTACGGCCATGCTGACGCAAGAGCTGCTGGTATATTTGGCCATGTTCATCCGCACGGAGCCGCAGCTATTCCTGGAAATGTTACGTCTTAGGGTCGGGCTTATTATTCAG GTGATGGCCACGGAATTATCTCGCACTCTCTCGTGCAACGGCGAGGAAGCATCTGAGCACTTGCTCAATTTGTCTCCGTTTGAAATGAAGAACTTGCTCTACCACATTCTCAGCGGAAAGGAGTTTGCTATCAACAGTg CAAATTCCCTGCATTTTGTTAAGGAAAAAATCAACAAAAGTAAAG GTCGCGGCGGCAACTTTTCCATCGTCAGCAACAAGTCAAGCCGTTACGGCAAGAAGTCACAAATCGTTTTGGAGGGCCAATCGCTTCAGGGCACTATGGATGACATGA CACCTATAGCAGAGCCGGATCGTCAAGGGCAATGGTTGCGCCGGCGCAGACTGGACGGGGCCCTCAACAGAGTGCCGCGAGACTTCTATCCTCGTGTATGGGGTGTCTTGGAAAAG TGCCAAGGCCTAGTGATCCAAGGCAAGGTTCTCCAACCAAACCTGACGCAAGAGATGACGTCAGGCGAGCTAAAGTTCGCGCTGGCGGTGGAGACAGTCCTGAACTCCATCCCGCAACCAGAGTACCGCCAGCTCGTGGTGGAAGCGCTTATGGTGCTGACGCTGGTGGTGGAGTACCGCGCCGTGAGCTCGCTGGGAGCTGTAATTGGGGTTGAAGCGCTCGTGCACAAGGCCAACCAGATATTCCTGGAGGATCAG ATGCGCGTGAGCGGCGACGCGACGCTATGCTGCGCAAAGGCAGACAGCTTCGGCGGCGCGCTGGTATGCGGCGGCGCGGCCGGCGTCTGCCAGCACCTCTACGACAGCGCGCCCAGCGGCTCCTACGGCACCATGACCTACCTGGcgcgcgccgtcgccgcgctgcTTGCCGATCGCCTGCCGCACGCCGAGCCCATACAATGCGCCATCACGTAG
- the LOC135073325 gene encoding probable phosphorylase b kinase regulatory subunit alpha isoform X4, producing MRTRSNSGVRLDYYQRVVHKLILDHQQPVTGLFPASPHNDHAWIRDNLYCILAVWGLSMAFKKIADQDEDRAKTYELEQSCVKLMRGLLMAMMQQKEKVEKFKSTQHSLDSLHAKYSSATGRTVVKDNEWGHLQIDAISLYLLILAQMTASGLQIVFSLDEVAFIQNLVFYIESAYCTPDYGIWERGDKTNHGLPELNASSIGMAKAALEAMNELDLFGARGGPSSVIHVLADEAQKCQAVLQSMLPRESNSKELDSGLLSIISYPAFAVDDPQLIAKTRDAIVTKLQGKFGCKRFLRDGHKTPREDPNRLYYEPWELRMFENIECEWPLFFCYLILDYCFQGDKSNVSDYMQRLEKIMIRKDDGIKLVPELYSVPAEKADLEQLEPGSQERIPLGRCPFIWAQSLYILGKLLQEGFLAVGELDPLNRRLCSEKKPDVVVQIVILAEDNEIRDKLLEYDLHVQTISEVAPIEVQPARVLSHLYTYLGRNKKLGLSGRKSRDVGILSTSKLYSLNDRIFAFTPQFSDMKRFYIASDYELMVDTLKAEINFLKSSWQNLLGRPLVVLTLNQTYLDQGKIPMAMITTMKKLKSGYINGTRVTLGNLGDFLSTSAITNLSFLGSQEDGYPDKLNLQVQSYLEEHLLKSFSNKLSLLPRPAGARNPRSLRRRMSVRGAIKKTRSINVDSETLGMEGEYAGPILERKPSWLEVDPNFGRSPSPEEARKKAFTKGTSTTSLGAGTPTIEITKEQTPSPPKEEGIVNKNLAIVRNRTTSESQTMYAEQETDELIAMLRETESLDEQGDILQYLVDTQGLDFNTGMLENGKNVTVKDLLKVLYEKACTQKLWGLVRHTAGMLGKRVEDLAKAVTDLLVRQKQITVGMPPNNEHTITAPLPENELRQLIHLAYGDDESTAMLTQELLVYLAMFIRTEPQLFLEMLRLRVGLIIQVMATELSRTLSCNGEEASEHLLNLSPFEMKNLLYHILSGKEFAINSVGRGGNFSIVSNKSSRYGKKSQIVLEGQSLQGTMDDMTPIAEPDRQGQWLRRRRLDGALNRVPRDFYPRVWGVLEKCQGLVIQGKVLQPNLTQEMTSGELKFALAVETVLNSIPQPEYRQLVVEALMVLTLVVEYRAVSSLGAVIGVEALVHKANQIFLEDQMRVSGDATLCCAKADSFGGALVCGGAAGVCQHLYDSAPSGSYGTMTYLARAVAALLADRLPHAEPIQCAIT from the exons ATGAGGACCCGCAGTAACTCAGGGGTCCGCTTGGATTATTATCAGAGAGTGGTGCATAAGTTAATTTTAGACCATCAGCAGCCCGTAACTGGTTTGTTCCCAGCAAGTCCTCACAATGACCACGCATGGATCAGAGATAACTTGTACTGTATCCTGGCAGTATGGGGGCTATCAATGGCGTTCAAAAAAATCGCCGATCAAGACGAAGATCGAGCCAAGACCTATGAATTGGAGCAAAGTTGTGTGAAACTCATGAGAG GTCTGTTAATGGCTATGATGCAGCAAAaagaaaaagtagaaaaatttaAGAGCACACAGCACTCATTAGATTCACTCCACGCCAAGTATTCCTCAGCCACCGGCCGCACTGTGGTCAAGGACAATGAGTGGGGACACTTGCAGATTGATGCAATCTCCCTGTATTTGCTCATTCTAGCCCAGATGACTGCCTCTGGTCTACAAATAGTATTCTCCCTAGATGAAGTAGCTTTTATTCaaaacctagtattttatatagaATCAGCTTACTGCACACCAGATTATGGGATTTGGGAGAGAGGAGACAAAACCAACCATGGACTTCCAGAACTCAATGCTAGCTCAATTGGCATGGCTAAGGCAGCTCTTGAAGCTATGAATGAGCTAGATCTTTTTGGAGCTAGAGGAGGGCCTTCCAGTGTCATCCATGTACTGGCTGATGAGGCCCAGAAGTGCCAGGCTGTCCTACAGTCTATGCTGCCCAGGGAGTCAAACAGTAAGGAACTTGATTCAGGATTGCTGTCAATCATAAGTTACCCAGCTTTTGCTGTGGATGATCCTCAGTTAATTGCAAAAACAAGAGATGCAATCGTCACAAAACTACAAGGAAAGTTTGGCTGCAAGAGATTTTTAAGAGATGGCCATAAAACCCCTAGGGAAGATCCAAATAGGCTGTACTATGAACCATGGGAGCTTAGAATGTTTGAGAATATAGAATGTGAATGGCCTCTATTCTTTTGCTATCTCATTCTTGATTACTGTTTCCAAGGTGACAAAAGTAATGTCAGTGATTACATGCAAAGATTGGAGAAGATCATGATAAGAAAAGATGATGGTATTAAACTTGTGCCAGAGCTATATTCAGTTCCTGCTGAAAAAGCAGATTTAGAACAGCTTGAACCAGGAAGCCAAGAGCGTATACCCCTTGGGAGATGTCCATTTATTTGGGCTCAGTCATTGTATATCCTGGGAAAACTGTTACAAGAG GGTTTTCTAGCAGTTGGTGAATTAGATCCACTTAATAGAAGACTTTGTTCTGAGAAAAAACCTGATGTTGTAGTGCAAATTGTTATCCTTGCTGAAGATAATGAGATCAGGGATAAGTTACTTGAATATGACCTCCATGTCCAGACTATAAGTGAAGTGGCTCCAATCGAAGTCCAGCCTGCTAGAGTGTTAAGTCATCTCTACACATATTTAG GCAGAAATAAAAAATTGGGACTGTCTGGGCGAAAATCTCGTGATGTTGGTATTCTAAGTACTAGCAAGCTGTATTCCTTGAATGACCGTATTTTTGCTTTCACTCCTCAA ttttctgATATGAAGCGTTTCTACATTGCTTCCGACTATGAGCTGATGGTCGATACGCTCAAAGCTGAAATTAATTTCTTGAAGTCTTCTTGGCAAAATCTACTCGGGCGACCGCTTGTTGTATTGACTTTGAATCAAACATATTTAG ATCAGGGTAAGATCCCGATGGCAATGATAACGACAATGAAGAAACTGAAGTCGGGATACATAAACGGCACGCGAGTGACTCTCGGCAACCTGGGGGACTTTTTGAGCACATCAGCTATTACGAATCTCAGCTTCCTCGGCAGCCAAGAAGATGGCTATCCTGACA AGCTAAACCTTCAAGTACAGAGCTACCTAGAGGAGCACCTACTAAAGTCGTTCAGCAACAAACTGAGCTTATTGCCGCGGCCAGCCGGCGCGCGCAACCCGCGTTCGCTGCGCCGCCGAATGTCTGTGCGCGGTGCCATCAAGAAGACGCGCTCCATCAACGTGGACT CGGAGACGCTTGGTATGGAAGGCGAGTACGCCGGCCCTATCTTGGAAAGGAAGCCATCTTGGTTAGAAGTAGACCCCAATTTCGGCCGCAGCCCTTCGCCAGAAGAAGCTAGGAAGAAAGCTTTTACTAA GGGAACTTCAACGACAAGTCTTGGCGCGGGCACTCCAACTATTGAAATCACTAAAGAACAGACCCCATCGCCGCCTAAAGAAGAAG GTATCGTCAACAAAAACCTAGCGATCGTGCGTAACCGAACGACGTCGGAGTCTCAGACGATGTACGCCGAGCAGGAGACCGACGAGTTAATCGCCATGCTGCGCGAGACTGAGAGCCTGGACGAGCAGGGAGACATACTGCAGTACCTGGTCGACACGCAGGGACTTGATTTTAACACAG GAATGCTAGAAAACGGCAAAAACGTGACCGTGAAAGACTTACTCAAGGTGTTATACGAGAAGGCCTGCACCCAGAAACTTTGGGGCCTCGTGAGACATACGGCCGGCATGCTCGGCAAGCGAGTGGAGGACCTCGCTAAGGCCGTGACAGACTTGCTGGTGCGACAGAAACAGATCACGGTGGGCATGCCGCCTAACAACGAACATACTATCACGGCGCCGCTGCCGGAGAACGAACTCAGGCAGCTCATCCATTTG GCGTATGGAGACGACGAGAGTACGGCCATGCTGACGCAAGAGCTGCTGGTATATTTGGCCATGTTCATCCGCACGGAGCCGCAGCTATTCCTGGAAATGTTACGTCTTAGGGTCGGGCTTATTATTCAG GTGATGGCCACGGAATTATCTCGCACTCTCTCGTGCAACGGCGAGGAAGCATCTGAGCACTTGCTCAATTTGTCTCCGTTTGAAATGAAGAACTTGCTCTACCACATTCTCAGCGGAAAGGAGTTTGCTATCAACAGTg TAGGTCGCGGCGGCAACTTTTCCATCGTCAGCAACAAGTCAAGCCGTTACGGCAAGAAGTCACAAATCGTTTTGGAGGGCCAATCGCTTCAGGGCACTATGGATGACATGA CACCTATAGCAGAGCCGGATCGTCAAGGGCAATGGTTGCGCCGGCGCAGACTGGACGGGGCCCTCAACAGAGTGCCGCGAGACTTCTATCCTCGTGTATGGGGTGTCTTGGAAAAG TGCCAAGGCCTAGTGATCCAAGGCAAGGTTCTCCAACCAAACCTGACGCAAGAGATGACGTCAGGCGAGCTAAAGTTCGCGCTGGCGGTGGAGACAGTCCTGAACTCCATCCCGCAACCAGAGTACCGCCAGCTCGTGGTGGAAGCGCTTATGGTGCTGACGCTGGTGGTGGAGTACCGCGCCGTGAGCTCGCTGGGAGCTGTAATTGGGGTTGAAGCGCTCGTGCACAAGGCCAACCAGATATTCCTGGAGGATCAG ATGCGCGTGAGCGGCGACGCGACGCTATGCTGCGCAAAGGCAGACAGCTTCGGCGGCGCGCTGGTATGCGGCGGCGCGGCCGGCGTCTGCCAGCACCTCTACGACAGCGCGCCCAGCGGCTCCTACGGCACCATGACCTACCTGGcgcgcgccgtcgccgcgctgcTTGCCGATCGCCTGCCGCACGCCGAGCCCATACAATGCGCCATCACGTAG
- the LOC135073325 gene encoding probable phosphorylase b kinase regulatory subunit alpha isoform X3 encodes MRTRSNSGVRLDYYQRVVHKLILDHQQPVTGLFPASPHNDHAWIRDNLYCILAVWGLSMAFKKIADQDEDRAKTYELEQSCVKLMRGLLMAMMQQKEKVEKFKSTQHSLDSLHAKYSSATGRTVVKDNEWGHLQIDAISLYLLILAQMTASGLQIVFSLDEVAFIQNLVFYIESAYCTPDYGIWERGDKTNHGLPELNASSIGMAKAALEAMNELDLFGARGGPSSVIHVLADEAQKCQAVLQSMLPRESNSKELDSGLLSIISYPAFAVDDPQLIAKTRDAIVTKLQGKFGCKRFLRDGHKTPREDPNRLYYEPWELRMFENIECEWPLFFCYLILDYCFQGDKSNVSDYMQRLEKIMIRKDDGIKLVPELYSVPAEKADLEQLEPGSQERIPLGRCPFIWAQSLYILGKLLQEGFLAVGELDPLNRRLCSEKKPDVVVQIVILAEDNEIRDKLLEYDLHVQTISEVAPIEVQPARVLSHLYTYLGRNKKLGLSGRKSRDVGILSTSKLYSLNDRIFAFTPQNFDYEEYYMSRDPALLASTFTANVAFLGMSWKQMLGRPTITLLATQYLLDQGKIPMAMITTMKKLKSGYINGTRVTLGNLGDFLSTSAITNLSFLGSQEDGYPDKLNLQVQSYLEEHLLKSFSNKLSLLPRPAGARNPRSLRRRMSVRGAIKKTRSINVDSETLGMEGEYAGPILERKPSWLEVDPNFGRSPSPEEARKKAFTKGTSTTSLGAGTPTIEITKEQTPSPPKEEGIVNKNLAIVRNRTTSESQTMYAEQETDELIAMLRETESLDEQGDILQYLVDTQGLDFNTGMLENGKNVTVKDLLKVLYEKACTQKLWGLVRHTAGMLGKRVEDLAKAVTDLLVRQKQITVGMPPNNEHTITAPLPENELRQLIHLAYGDDESTAMLTQELLVYLAMFIRTEPQLFLEMLRLRVGLIIQVMATELSRTLSCNGEEASEHLLNLSPFEMKNLLYHILSGKEFAINSVGRGGNFSIVSNKSSRYGKKSQIVLEGQSLQGTMDDMTPIAEPDRQGQWLRRRRLDGALNRVPRDFYPRVWGVLEKCQGLVIQGKVLQPNLTQEMTSGELKFALAVETVLNSIPQPEYRQLVVEALMVLTLVVEYRAVSSLGAVIGVEALVHKANQIFLEDQMRVSGDATLCCAKADSFGGALVCGGAAGVCQHLYDSAPSGSYGTMTYLARAVAALLADRLPHAEPIQCAIT; translated from the exons ATGAGGACCCGCAGTAACTCAGGGGTCCGCTTGGATTATTATCAGAGAGTGGTGCATAAGTTAATTTTAGACCATCAGCAGCCCGTAACTGGTTTGTTCCCAGCAAGTCCTCACAATGACCACGCATGGATCAGAGATAACTTGTACTGTATCCTGGCAGTATGGGGGCTATCAATGGCGTTCAAAAAAATCGCCGATCAAGACGAAGATCGAGCCAAGACCTATGAATTGGAGCAAAGTTGTGTGAAACTCATGAGAG GTCTGTTAATGGCTATGATGCAGCAAAaagaaaaagtagaaaaatttaAGAGCACACAGCACTCATTAGATTCACTCCACGCCAAGTATTCCTCAGCCACCGGCCGCACTGTGGTCAAGGACAATGAGTGGGGACACTTGCAGATTGATGCAATCTCCCTGTATTTGCTCATTCTAGCCCAGATGACTGCCTCTGGTCTACAAATAGTATTCTCCCTAGATGAAGTAGCTTTTATTCaaaacctagtattttatatagaATCAGCTTACTGCACACCAGATTATGGGATTTGGGAGAGAGGAGACAAAACCAACCATGGACTTCCAGAACTCAATGCTAGCTCAATTGGCATGGCTAAGGCAGCTCTTGAAGCTATGAATGAGCTAGATCTTTTTGGAGCTAGAGGAGGGCCTTCCAGTGTCATCCATGTACTGGCTGATGAGGCCCAGAAGTGCCAGGCTGTCCTACAGTCTATGCTGCCCAGGGAGTCAAACAGTAAGGAACTTGATTCAGGATTGCTGTCAATCATAAGTTACCCAGCTTTTGCTGTGGATGATCCTCAGTTAATTGCAAAAACAAGAGATGCAATCGTCACAAAACTACAAGGAAAGTTTGGCTGCAAGAGATTTTTAAGAGATGGCCATAAAACCCCTAGGGAAGATCCAAATAGGCTGTACTATGAACCATGGGAGCTTAGAATGTTTGAGAATATAGAATGTGAATGGCCTCTATTCTTTTGCTATCTCATTCTTGATTACTGTTTCCAAGGTGACAAAAGTAATGTCAGTGATTACATGCAAAGATTGGAGAAGATCATGATAAGAAAAGATGATGGTATTAAACTTGTGCCAGAGCTATATTCAGTTCCTGCTGAAAAAGCAGATTTAGAACAGCTTGAACCAGGAAGCCAAGAGCGTATACCCCTTGGGAGATGTCCATTTATTTGGGCTCAGTCATTGTATATCCTGGGAAAACTGTTACAAGAG GGTTTTCTAGCAGTTGGTGAATTAGATCCACTTAATAGAAGACTTTGTTCTGAGAAAAAACCTGATGTTGTAGTGCAAATTGTTATCCTTGCTGAAGATAATGAGATCAGGGATAAGTTACTTGAATATGACCTCCATGTCCAGACTATAAGTGAAGTGGCTCCAATCGAAGTCCAGCCTGCTAGAGTGTTAAGTCATCTCTACACATATTTAG GCAGAAATAAAAAATTGGGACTGTCTGGGCGAAAATCTCGTGATGTTGGTATTCTAAGTACTAGCAAGCTGTATTCCTTGAATGACCGTATTTTTGCTTTCACTCCTCAA AACTTCGACTACGAGGAGTACTACATGTCGCGCGACCCGGCTCTCCTCGCGAGCACGTTCACCGCAAACGTCGCCTTCCTCGGCATGAGCTGGAAACAGATGCTCGGCCGGCCCACAATCACGTTACTTGCCACGCAGTATTTGTTAG ATCAGGGTAAGATCCCGATGGCAATGATAACGACAATGAAGAAACTGAAGTCGGGATACATAAACGGCACGCGAGTGACTCTCGGCAACCTGGGGGACTTTTTGAGCACATCAGCTATTACGAATCTCAGCTTCCTCGGCAGCCAAGAAGATGGCTATCCTGACA AGCTAAACCTTCAAGTACAGAGCTACCTAGAGGAGCACCTACTAAAGTCGTTCAGCAACAAACTGAGCTTATTGCCGCGGCCAGCCGGCGCGCGCAACCCGCGTTCGCTGCGCCGCCGAATGTCTGTGCGCGGTGCCATCAAGAAGACGCGCTCCATCAACGTGGACT CGGAGACGCTTGGTATGGAAGGCGAGTACGCCGGCCCTATCTTGGAAAGGAAGCCATCTTGGTTAGAAGTAGACCCCAATTTCGGCCGCAGCCCTTCGCCAGAAGAAGCTAGGAAGAAAGCTTTTACTAA GGGAACTTCAACGACAAGTCTTGGCGCGGGCACTCCAACTATTGAAATCACTAAAGAACAGACCCCATCGCCGCCTAAAGAAGAAG GTATCGTCAACAAAAACCTAGCGATCGTGCGTAACCGAACGACGTCGGAGTCTCAGACGATGTACGCCGAGCAGGAGACCGACGAGTTAATCGCCATGCTGCGCGAGACTGAGAGCCTGGACGAGCAGGGAGACATACTGCAGTACCTGGTCGACACGCAGGGACTTGATTTTAACACAG GAATGCTAGAAAACGGCAAAAACGTGACCGTGAAAGACTTACTCAAGGTGTTATACGAGAAGGCCTGCACCCAGAAACTTTGGGGCCTCGTGAGACATACGGCCGGCATGCTCGGCAAGCGAGTGGAGGACCTCGCTAAGGCCGTGACAGACTTGCTGGTGCGACAGAAACAGATCACGGTGGGCATGCCGCCTAACAACGAACATACTATCACGGCGCCGCTGCCGGAGAACGAACTCAGGCAGCTCATCCATTTG GCGTATGGAGACGACGAGAGTACGGCCATGCTGACGCAAGAGCTGCTGGTATATTTGGCCATGTTCATCCGCACGGAGCCGCAGCTATTCCTGGAAATGTTACGTCTTAGGGTCGGGCTTATTATTCAG GTGATGGCCACGGAATTATCTCGCACTCTCTCGTGCAACGGCGAGGAAGCATCTGAGCACTTGCTCAATTTGTCTCCGTTTGAAATGAAGAACTTGCTCTACCACATTCTCAGCGGAAAGGAGTTTGCTATCAACAGTg TAGGTCGCGGCGGCAACTTTTCCATCGTCAGCAACAAGTCAAGCCGTTACGGCAAGAAGTCACAAATCGTTTTGGAGGGCCAATCGCTTCAGGGCACTATGGATGACATGA CACCTATAGCAGAGCCGGATCGTCAAGGGCAATGGTTGCGCCGGCGCAGACTGGACGGGGCCCTCAACAGAGTGCCGCGAGACTTCTATCCTCGTGTATGGGGTGTCTTGGAAAAG TGCCAAGGCCTAGTGATCCAAGGCAAGGTTCTCCAACCAAACCTGACGCAAGAGATGACGTCAGGCGAGCTAAAGTTCGCGCTGGCGGTGGAGACAGTCCTGAACTCCATCCCGCAACCAGAGTACCGCCAGCTCGTGGTGGAAGCGCTTATGGTGCTGACGCTGGTGGTGGAGTACCGCGCCGTGAGCTCGCTGGGAGCTGTAATTGGGGTTGAAGCGCTCGTGCACAAGGCCAACCAGATATTCCTGGAGGATCAG ATGCGCGTGAGCGGCGACGCGACGCTATGCTGCGCAAAGGCAGACAGCTTCGGCGGCGCGCTGGTATGCGGCGGCGCGGCCGGCGTCTGCCAGCACCTCTACGACAGCGCGCCCAGCGGCTCCTACGGCACCATGACCTACCTGGcgcgcgccgtcgccgcgctgcTTGCCGATCGCCTGCCGCACGCCGAGCCCATACAATGCGCCATCACGTAG